A part of Salvelinus alpinus chromosome 5, SLU_Salpinus.1, whole genome shotgun sequence genomic DNA contains:
- the LOC139575736 gene encoding monoacylglycerol lipase ABHD2 — MATQDSGYYDYTIVAPEMPAMFDGMKLAAVATVLYVIVRCLNLKSPTAAPDITYQDTPLNRFLLKSCPILTKEYIPPLLWGKSGHLQTALYGKMGRVSCPHPIGLRKYLPMQDGATATFDLFEPMGDHRTGDDVTMVICPGIGNHSEKHYIRTFVGHSQKEGYRCAVLNHLGALPNIELTSPRMFTYGCTWEFASMVGYIKKMFPHTHLIVVGFSLGGNIVCKFLGENRTNQERVLCCVSVCQGYSALRAQETFLQWDQCRRFYNFLMADNMKKIILSHRGSLFGSATKMEDADLSRLYTATSLMQIDETIMRKFHGHNSLKEYYEKESCVHYIHNVDVPLLLVNSADDPLVHGSLLTIPRTLAEKKQNVIFALTLHGGHLGFFEGAVLVPQPLTWMDKVIVGYANAMCQWEKQKPPCQKSGNLNTPCPEEKAA; from the exons ATGGCCACCCAAGACTCGGGCTACTATGACTACACCATCGTCGCCCCGGAGATGCCGGCCATGTTCGACGGCATGAAGCTGGCGGCGGTCGCAACGGTGCTGTATGTCATCGTCCGCTGCCTGAACCTCAAGAGTCCCACCGCCGCCCCTGACATCACCTACCAGGACACGCCCCTCAACCGCTTCCTGCTCAAGTCCTGCCCCATCCTGACCAAAGA GTACATTCCGCCCCTGCTGTGGGGTAAAAGTGGCCACCTGCAGACAGCACTGTATGGCAAGATGGGGCGGGTCAGCTGCCCTCACCCCATAGGCCTCAGGAAGTACTTACCCATGCAGGATGGGGCCACCGCCACCTTTGACCTCTTCGAGCCCATGGGGGACCACCGGACAGGAG ATGACGTCACCATGGTGATATGCCCGGGGATCGGTAACCATAGCGAGAAGCACTACATCCGCACCTTTGTGGGTCACTCTCAGAAGGAGGGTTACAGGTGTGCTGTGCTCAATCACCTGGGTGCTCTGCCCAACATCGAGCTCACCTCACCTCGCATGTTCACCTACG GTTGCACGTGGGAGTTTGCGTCCATGGTGGGTTACATCAAGAAAATGTTCCCTCACACCCACCTCATAGTGGTGGGCTTCAGCCTGGGAGGCAACATCGTGTGCAAGTTCCTGGGAGAGAACCGGACCAATCAGGAGAGAGTGCTGTGCTGCGTCAGCGTCTGCCAGGGATACAGTGCACTCAG ggccCAGGAGACGTTCCTACAGTGGGACCAGTGCAGACGCTTCTACAACTTCCTCATGGCCGACAACATGAAGAAGATCATCCTCTCACACAG gggCAGTCTGTTTGGAAGTGCAACGAAGATGGAGGACGCAGACCTGAGCCGGCTCTACACGGCCACCTCCCTCATGCAGATCGATGAAACCATCATGAG GAAGTTCCACGGGCACAACTCCCTCAAAGAATACTACGAGAAGGAGAGCTGTGTGCATTATATTCACAAT GTTGACGTGCCACTTCTGCTGGTCAACTCTGCAGACGATCCTCTGGTCCACGGGTCTCTGCTCACCATCCCTCGCACActggcag AGAAGAAGCAGAATGTCATCTTCGCCCTGACACTACATGGGGGGCACCTGGGCTTCTTTGAGGGGGCCGTGCTCGTCCCCCAGCCCCTCACCTGGATGGACAAGGTGATCGTGGGTTACGCCAACGCCATGTGCCAATGGGAAAAACAGAAACCGCCATGCCAAAAAAGCGGGAACCTGAATACACCCTGTCCTGAAGAGAAGGCAGCGTAA